Below is a window of Myroides profundi DNA.
TAATTAAGTTTTTGTTTTTAAAGAAGAAGTTTAAAAAATCACTATATTTAAGAGACTTTTTAAACTTCAGGCTTATGAACACCACATTAACTAATAAGACCGCTGCTATATATCCTTTTGTAGATGAGAAAGGAATGTATGGATATTGTAATCAAGAGAAACAAATTGTCATCAGTCAACAGTATGCCAGTGGAGGATTATTCACTAAGTCAGGTTATGCTGTAGTACGTGATAAGCAAGGGATGTACGGTGTAATAGACCTAGAGAATAAAGAGGTACTGAAGTGTCGATATGATCGAATAGAGTTATATGAGGTAGGGCGTTTTACAGTTGCTAATATTGTGCAGTCGTATACTGTCCATAGTCGCTTCTGGCAATGGAAGTTCTTGCCTAACTTTAATATCATGAGTACTAGCTCTTCCTTTAAGCCACTATGGGGAACAGAGGTCATAAGAGAGAAGGTAACTGTATTAGTATTAGATACAAAACAAGTACTAGATACAAAGACAGTTACTAAAGATAAGCTCTATAGAAGTGGTACTTCTATCAAGATAAAACAGATCGGTAGTAAGTTAATTCAAGTAGGAGATGATTTGTATTTTGCAAAAAAAGATAGATTAAAACGTATAGTCAAAAAAGTAGTTAGTACTTATGACAATGGATTGCGATGGGTGAGAAAAGTGAATGATGAAGAGGTAAGAGTGTATAATCTGAAAGGTAAAAAAGTGAAGTCCTACGAAGTTATTCCTCAACCTATTTTTCCAATTACTTATAAAGGGAAGGAATATAAGGTATCTATGCAGACAGCTAAGTCTCACTTAATAGCTAAACCAACTATATGTAGAGATACTATAGGGAATGGAAGGTATTATGTCAACTATGAGTTTGATATGTATATTCCTGTGCATCTAAAAGTAATTGATATTAAAAGTGAACGCAGTATACAAGATATTTGGAAGAATGTATTGAATATTTATCCCGTAGTATCTAAGCATTTCTTTATAGTGGAAGTAGCACCTATTAGTGCGGAAAGTAGAGTAAACGAATTCTATATCTTGACAAAGCATGGAGTACTTAAAGATTGTCTAGATAAGCCAAGTGATTACTCAATTACCTCTTATTACAATGAGGTGCTTTGGCCTGCAAAAGAACTATTAATAGATCAGAAAGATATCCCTCAGGGGTTCTTATTAGAGAAGATTAGAACGATAAGCAGTATAAAAGAACCTCTTTATTTTGTGTCGATTAAAAAGGATCAAGTGAGTAGAGTAGGAGTGTGGAATGTAGATCTTCAGGAGTGGTTATTATCACCTGTATTTTATTCTTTGCGCTTAATGGATAATATCAAGTACTGTGTATTTCAGTTAAAAGAAAATGGCTTGTATGGGATATTAGATATTACTACTAGAACTGTGGTGTACGAACCTATATTTACCTACGTAAAAGATGGAGTAGAATACTTAGCTGAGGTAGAGCTAGAAAGAGAGAAAGATGAAGTAAAAAATGTATATAACTGTTTTTACATAAACTTATTGAATGGAGAGGAGTTCCACCCTGGAAAAAATATATTAGAGTTTACATCTCGAAAAGTATAAAGAAAAAGCCCATATAAAAGAAGATTCTATATGGGCTTTTGTTATGAGATTTACTGTTGTACTATTTTATGCCTTTTTTTCTTGAGTAATTGTAATCGAGTATTGCGCAAACTATCGCGAGTTTGTTTTCTTAGGTACTCATGATGTAAGAACCAACCACCAATACCTCCTATAATACTTCCAATTACAATATCAATAAAGCGAGCTTGAATTAAGATATTAGGTGTACTGATAATAGGATTACCCGCCTCTGCAAGAAGTACAGTAAGAGCTGTAATAAAGATAACAGCTACTGCATAATTACGTGAAATAAACATTTCTATAATAAACTGAAGTACCATTATACAAATACATAAATATAAGGGTGCTGTAGAGACTGAGATAAGCGCCCAACAAAGTCCTAATCCAATAAAAGTACCTGCGATACGCTGTAATGCACGTTGCCATACGTGATATAAAGAAATCCCTTGCATAATGGCCGCACAAGAAATAGGAATCCAATATGGATTGTCAAATTTCAATAGATGTCCTACTAATAAAGATATACACATGAAAGCACCAACTATAACAGCCTTGATTAGGTAATCAAATTGGTCTTTGACTGGGACAGGACGTACTAAACGTATTGTTGTTTTACTGTTGTATTTTTTGCCTACTATAACACTGTATATTAGAGCTAGAGTACAGGCAAACATAGTTCCCATGACTACATATCCTAAACGTGTAGGGATAGTAGCTAAGTCAAATGGCATATTACTAGACATAGAAGCTACCATAATAAAAAAGAAGCTACCAGGAGGTCGAGTATTGAAATATAGGTTGACCCAATGGATTGCGGTAACGAATATACCAAAGGCTATAGCAGAGGCGATAAAGTTAAAGCTAAACGATATACCTACCGCAAACGATAACATAAAACCAAATGAACATACTAGCATGGTGATCATGCGCTGAGCAGTAGGAATATTAGAAGGGAGGTATAAGATAACTAATCCTGCTAGACAGGCTAAAAGCCCTGCTTGAAGATTGTCATAATACCATCCTGTTAATAAGGGAAGTCCTGTAGCAAGCATTGCCATTAAAGGGATATGCCATAGTCGTTCGCTGTGTTTTAATTTAAATAGTGTTTTGCTCTCTTGTTGTAACAAGTTGACAAAAAAGTTATTCTTCATTTTGTTGATTCTAAAAAATTCTCTCAATAGAGATCGGTACTGTGGAAATGCTTTACTTATCAGGTAAGTATAAGAGATAAGTTATTCTTTTATATTGGTAAGCATTTGAACAATACAAAGGTATGGAAATAGAATGAAAGAAGTAAAATGATAGGGATGAAATAGAATTGTATCGTGATTATTACATATTATTATAGTCTTATTTACTCATTCTTTTATTGAAGTAAAGAATATTAGTATAAATGTATATCTTTAAAATAAAAAAGTGAATATGGGAGAAGTTAACTATGTAATAGATGGATTAAAGAAAGTAGATAATAGTGTTACTAAAACAACATTTAGTAAGTTTTCTAGTTGGATTAGATTTAAAGTAGGATATAGAGGAGTAAATGGACAGTTTACACTGACGTACTCTCAATTAATGTTTAGCTTTAATAGAGCAGGAGGTGCTGTAGAGTATAGGGTACTACCATTAAAACAAGTAATCTCTTATTCTATCACAGAGATAGATAGTCAAAAATCGCAATTGATATTATGGTTGCGAACAGGAGAGCGTATTCAATTGAACTTTAGTGGAGAAGATTTAAAAGAAATCATTAAAACCTTTTCTTCTATATATAATAATATGAGTATATAAAGTAAAAATCCCTACAAAGCTTTTGTAGGGATTTTTTTAAAGACTTAAGAAAGTTGTTGTTTAAAACTATTAATTTTCTCTGTTAATTGAGAAGCTAATTCAGGTGTATTAATTGTTCCATTGCTAAAATTATCTTGAAAACTAGGTAATGAAAACTGACATTTTATATTCCCTCCAAAGTAAGGAAATATACTTGAAGCACTATCCATGACAGATTGTCCTCCACGCGGCCCAGGTGATGTAGATAATAACATCATTGGTTTATTCTGAAAGAAGTTTTTCTCCACTCTAGAACCCCAATCAAATATGTTTTTAAAAGCAGTACTAAACGTACCGTTGTGTTCTGCTAATCCTATAATAATAGCATCAGCTTCTATAATCGCTTGATTGAAATCTAATGCTTGTTGAGGTACTCCCTGGTTATTTCTGTCTTGAGAGTAAATAGGCATCTCGTAGTCATTGATATCTAAAATATTAAT
It encodes the following:
- a CDS encoding NADPH-dependent FMN reductase codes for the protein MNILAFAATNSSTSINLELVKSVTTQFEGHNINILDINDYEMPIYSQDRNNQGVPQQALDFNQAIIEADAIIIGLAEHNGTFSTAFKNIFDWGSRVEKNFFQNKPMMLLSTSPGPRGGQSVMDSASSIFPYFGGNIKCQFSLPSFQDNFSNGTINTPELASQLTEKINSFKQQLS
- a CDS encoding WG repeat-containing protein, with translation MNTTLTNKTAAIYPFVDEKGMYGYCNQEKQIVISQQYASGGLFTKSGYAVVRDKQGMYGVIDLENKEVLKCRYDRIELYEVGRFTVANIVQSYTVHSRFWQWKFLPNFNIMSTSSSFKPLWGTEVIREKVTVLVLDTKQVLDTKTVTKDKLYRSGTSIKIKQIGSKLIQVGDDLYFAKKDRLKRIVKKVVSTYDNGLRWVRKVNDEEVRVYNLKGKKVKSYEVIPQPIFPITYKGKEYKVSMQTAKSHLIAKPTICRDTIGNGRYYVNYEFDMYIPVHLKVIDIKSERSIQDIWKNVLNIYPVVSKHFFIVEVAPISAESRVNEFYILTKHGVLKDCLDKPSDYSITSYYNEVLWPAKELLIDQKDIPQGFLLEKIRTISSIKEPLYFVSIKKDQVSRVGVWNVDLQEWLLSPVFYSLRLMDNIKYCVFQLKENGLYGILDITTRTVVYEPIFTYVKDGVEYLAEVELEREKDEVKNVYNCFYINLLNGEEFHPGKNILEFTSRKV
- a CDS encoding FUSC family protein; amino-acid sequence: MKNNFFVNLLQQESKTLFKLKHSERLWHIPLMAMLATGLPLLTGWYYDNLQAGLLACLAGLVILYLPSNIPTAQRMITMLVCSFGFMLSFAVGISFSFNFIASAIAFGIFVTAIHWVNLYFNTRPPGSFFFIMVASMSSNMPFDLATIPTRLGYVVMGTMFACTLALIYSVIVGKKYNSKTTIRLVRPVPVKDQFDYLIKAVIVGAFMCISLLVGHLLKFDNPYWIPISCAAIMQGISLYHVWQRALQRIAGTFIGLGLCWALISVSTAPLYLCICIMVLQFIIEMFISRNYAVAVIFITALTVLLAEAGNPIISTPNILIQARFIDIVIGSIIGGIGGWFLHHEYLRKQTRDSLRNTRLQLLKKKRHKIVQQ